GCGCCCACGATCAGTTCGGGATCGTCGTCTGTCCCGTCACGCCGCACGAACGCCACCGGTCGAGGGTCCACTTGTGGCAGGACGAATGACAGCACCATTGCCGTCGTCGGTGAACACCGACAACCCGGCCTCCGATCACCATGGGGCGGCACCAGCGCACGCCGACTGTCTCAGCGGCCGTTTGCTGGACCGAGAGGCAGTCAAGATCGTATCCGATTCTCCATCCGATCGAGACATGGCGGCGTCGACCTGCGCGAAGGCAGCGACCGCGGGGATGGTGCGGGAATCAGACCGTTGTGCCCGTCAGTTCCGCGGCGTCCCGCTCGTCCCGGAGCGCGCCGGGGCGGCGCGGGGAACGAAGTTCCGCCAAGCTGCGCGCTACGACCGTGGCATGGACCGCGATGACGGCAAGGGAAGCCGAGCCGATCACAGCAAGAAGCACAACCACGACAGATACCGGTCCTTTCGGGTGCGAGCGGGCCGGTTGCCCGCTCGATCGGGTGCCGAGTTCGCGTCCGCCGGTCCCGGCGGGCGCGCGCTCCGCCTCCAACGTGCCCCGGCTGCTCCGGACCAAACCCAGCGGATGCGGCGGCGCGAACGGGTCGTGCGATCACGCGAGGGCGACCTCGGCTGTCGCGCGACCGAAGATCCTGCGTCCGTCGTGCTCGGCGATGATCGCGACGGTGGCGGTGCGCGTGTCCTCATCCAGGTGTTTCACCCGGCCGGAGAATTCGATCCGGCCGCCGGTCGCGCCGACGTGGACGGGATTGGTCAGGCGCACGTTGTAGGAGCGCAGGGCGGTGGGGTCGCCCGACCACGAGGTGAGCAAGTCCACACTCAGTCCGATCGTGAACAGGCCCTGCGCGACAATGTCTCGCAAACCCATCCGCGCGGCTGCCTCGGGGCTCCAATGAATGGGATTCGGGTCTCCCGCGACTCCGGCGTAGTTCACCAGATCGCCGCGGCTGACCATGAGCGTATGTGGGGGAAGCTCGGCTCCGGGACGAACGGTGTCGAACCGACGCCGGGCTTTCGGGCACACCGGTGTGGTCGGCAACTCGCGGGCGGGTTCGTCACCGGCCCCGACGTAGCGCGGGTGCGCGGCGCGGCGCGGCGTGCGCTCGTCCGGGCGTGCGCCGTGCATCACGACCGCGTCGAACCACGTCGGCAGGGCCTCGTCGGCCCGCCCGACCAAACTGGTCCGAGACGTGAGGACGGGCCGATCGTCCTGGTCCACGATGGTCTGGCGCAAGCCGATGAGGTCGCCGCCGAACGCGTGCCGGAACGAGTCGAGGCACATCTCGAAGCGGATCCGGTCGCCGGCCAGCAGCGGCCGGTGGAATTCGATCATCTGATCGGTCTGGATGGTCCGGCTCAGGTCGTAGCCGGGCAGGATCGTGTCGAACACCTCGGCGTAGGCGAGGTACCCGGGCACCGCGCCGAAGGTCGGGGGAGCGAGCAGGCTGCCGTAGCCCAGGTCGGCCGCGGCGTCCTCCGACCGGTGCGCCGGATGGCGGTTGCGCACCGCGCGGGCGTACTCCCGGATCTTCTCGCGCTCGACCACGTAGTGATCGCTGCTGCGATACCGGCGCCCGACCATCGAGGCGGGAACCGCGGCATCGGTCGTGTCGCCAGCACCGGATGTGGCAGGGATTCTGGACATCGCGGGGGAATCTACCCAACGGGAGCCGGAATTCCGGTCAGCCCGCACCGCACGCCGTTTCGCGGCCGATGACCTCGGCGAACGGGGTCCCGGGGCCGCCGGGCTCAGCAGAGATTCCGCTCGGCGGCCACCACAACGGCCGCGGCCTCGTCCACCGTTCGCTGCGCGCTCACCTGCACCACGATGTCGGCTTCGGACGTTCCGGCCGCCAGCTCCCAGCCGACGCCTGGTCGCCCCTTCGGACGGTGTATCAAAGAACCGCTATCGGGTCGTCCGCGCACGGCTTTCCGGCGGATCCAGTGGTCGAACCGGTTCCTTCGGTCCGCCCACCGCAGCTCGAGCAGTGGAGGCCAGGCAAGTCCGGAGCGCTCGTCGGCGCAGGTCGAAGCCCGACGGTAGACGTGCCGGTTATCTTTCCGTAATACGGCTTCCGTGTGTCCCGCGCGGGCTCTTCGATCGAATGCGCGAGCATGAACGTCGGATCCAGTGCACCGCAAGCACCGTGGTGTTTCGAATCAATTCGAGGCTCGGTGACGCCTGATGGGTCGTACCGGGCCGGCCGACGCAGATGGGAGGACCGGCTCATGTCGTTCGAGACCGAAGCTCGACCTGGCCGACGCTCGCGGCGTAAGTCCTGGCCGGCCGTGGCGTCGGGCGCTGTGGCCGTCGCCGCCGCGGTATTGGCCGCCGCGCCCGCGACGGCGCAGCCCGTACTTCGCAGCGCACCCGATGTCCCGGTGGAGGTCCCCATTCCCGGTGGATTCCAGGGCTTCCCCGAGATTCTGCGATTCGTGCCGCCCGCGCCTCCGGTTCCGCAGATGCCGCTCGGCAGAGCGGTGCCGCACCGTGACGCTGCGGCGGCTCGGACCGCATAGGCGCCGGCCACCGCGCGAAACGCCTAGCTCGGCTCCATGCGCTCGTGCCCAGCCGCCGAAACCCGGGAGATCACCTCCCGTATCGCCGCCATAGGGGCCGGGGCGCGCCGCGGCGCGGGTGCTTTCCGTTTCGGCAGGGCGCGCAGCACCATCCCGAGCCCGCAGCCGGCCACGATGGCGAACGCTGCCCATTCCGAACCCGAGACGACCGTGACCGGGCCCCAGTCGGGGAGACGATGCGGCGAGACCATCGTCCAGTCGAACGACTCGGTCCGGACCGGCGCCACGGTCGAGGGCCGCCACAGGATGGCGATCGCCAGAATGCTGCCCGCCGTTCTGGGCTGGATGTAGGACGCGCAGTAACCCGCGACCACGGCGAGGGCGGCAGTTCCGAGATGGCGCACCGCACCAGGCGGAACCAGCGCCGCGAACAGTGCGACAGCCGTGAGCAACCCGGCGCCGACCAGCGGATTCGCCAGCCGGGCCCCGCCGAAATACCCCAACAGGATCAACCCCAGCAGCAGCGGCACACTCCACGCCGGTCGGGGTCCGTTGCCCACCGCGCTGCCCGTGGCGCTGAGCCCGACCGCCAGATAGATCATGTTCCCGTCCCGGCGCGGGAGCAGCCACGCGGCGGCGGTCGTCGCCAGCAGGGTGCACAGGGCCGTCACGACGAGTTCGACGCTGCCGTCGCCGTGGCGGAAGCGCCACTCCGCGACGGCCAGTTCGGTCATCACGAGCACGATCGCGGCTATGACGGGGCTCAGCGGCAATTCCGGATAGATCGGCTCCGGGGTGAAGCGCTGTCGTGTGAGCACCTGGCACGCCACGATCAGTACGGCCACCGCGGCGAGCAACCACAGTGGCTGGGATCCGAACACCGACCACACGTGCGGTTCGGACGTCGCCCGGTGCGGGTTGCCCAGCAGCCCCGACGCCTGCGAGAGCGTGATGACCACAAAACACCCGACACCGCCCAGAACGAACCCCATCCCCGGCGCGCGGCGGCCGAGTACCGCCACCCCCGTCGCGCCGAGCAGGATGCCGCTGCCGATCGCGTCGAGGTAGGCGGTGGTAGTGAGGATGTCGGGCGAGGCGCTGTTCGCTTCGACGGTGTGCGTGACCAACAGCACCAGTGTCGCCGTGAGCGCGATCCACCACGCGGTGCGCGCCCGGGCCAGGCTGACCGCGACCACCGCGGTGACCGCCGCGACCAGGACGCCGATCGCCGCCTCGCGCGGCACGCTGAGCACCAGTTGGTTGACCTGATAGGGCGTGCAATGGCAGGTGCGGCCGAAACTGAGCGGCACGACCAGGAGCAACCCGGCCACCGCGGTAGCCAGAAACGCCGTGACGCCTTCGAGCACCTCACTCCGCCGCACCACTCCACTGGCGTACCCATCGAGGCCGAACCGAACATCATCACGCGGATCTCCCCGAAACTGGTATCAGCAGCACCTGGATACCTCTGGCACGGTACGGGAGGATCTCAGGATGACCGATGTCGTCGATGTTCAGGCGGTCCGCAAAGCCCGGCGCGCCGAGCTCGGAGCCTTCCTGAAGTCCCGGCGCGCCCGGATCGCGCCGCAAGACGTGGGACTACCCCCGGGCCCACGCAGACGCACCCCGGGCCTGCGCCGGGAAGAGGTCGCACAGCTGGCCGGAATCGGGATCACTTGGTACACGTGGTTGGAACAAGGCCGCAGTATCAATGTGAGTGTTCAGGTGTTGAACGCGGTGGCTCGGGTGTTGTCGTTGGATGCGGCGGAGAAGGCGCATTTGTATCGGTTGGCGGATGTGCCGACGGTGCCCTCGGTGGAATCCGGATCGGCGTTACCGGAGGAATTGCAGGTCATCCTGGATCACCTGGAACCGTTGCCGGGGGTGGTGTTGAGTGCCAGGTATGACGTGTTGGCGCACAACGGCTCGTACGAGGCGCTGTGCCCTGGTTTCCTAGCGGAGGAGCGGAATGTGGCGCGTCGGGTGTTTCTGACCCCGGAGTGCTGCAACGCGTATCGCCATAATTGGGATGATCTGCGCCGGATGGTGGGGTATTTGCGTGGGGCCTATGCGAAGAATCTGGGTGATCCGGGGTGGGAGGATTTCATCGCGGAACTGTGTGCGGAGAGTGAGAACTTTGCGTCGTTGTGGGCGTTGAATGATGTGGCGGTGCCGGTGAGCCGGACGAAGCAGGTGCGGAATTTGGCGGTGGGGGAGTTGGAGATGTTTTTGACGAGTATGTCGTTGCCGTCGGTGCCGAATGCGTGGATGCAGG
Above is a genomic segment from Nocardia sputorum containing:
- a CDS encoding fused (3R)-hydroxyacyl-ACP dehydratase subunits HadA/HadB; translation: MSRIPATSGAGDTTDAAVPASMVGRRYRSSDHYVVEREKIREYARAVRNRHPAHRSEDAAADLGYGSLLAPPTFGAVPGYLAYAEVFDTILPGYDLSRTIQTDQMIEFHRPLLAGDRIRFEMCLDSFRHAFGGDLIGLRQTIVDQDDRPVLTSRTSLVGRADEALPTWFDAVVMHGARPDERTPRRAAHPRYVGAGDEPARELPTTPVCPKARRRFDTVRPGAELPPHTLMVSRGDLVNYAGVAGDPNPIHWSPEAAARMGLRDIVAQGLFTIGLSVDLLTSWSGDPTALRSYNVRLTNPVHVGATGGRIEFSGRVKHLDEDTRTATVAIIAEHDGRRIFGRATAEVALA
- a CDS encoding helix-turn-helix transcriptional regulator; amino-acid sequence: MTDVVDVQAVRKARRAELGAFLKSRRARIAPQDVGLPPGPRRRTPGLRREEVAQLAGIGITWYTWLEQGRSINVSVQVLNAVARVLSLDAAEKAHLYRLADVPTVPSVESGSALPEELQVILDHLEPLPGVVLSARYDVLAHNGSYEALCPGFLAEERNVARRVFLTPECCNAYRHNWDDLRRMVGYLRGAYAKNLGDPGWEDFIAELCAESENFASLWALNDVAVPVSRTKQVRNLAVGELEMFLTSMSLPSVPNAWMQVYTPVDEVAWGKLRALLAMSPEERQRPWAEHRELYHAAAV